The sequence TTTCTGTCCCTCACAATTTTATTGCGGGTTCATATGTATCCTCAAACGAATGATCATTTGGTTTTCTGGGTTCTACGTTTAGGCGGGTTATAACAGCTCTTGTTGGGAGTTATAGAgtctaggggtgcaagtttggccctgacggctcGAACCCACCCTTGGCCGCCCTGACCTTGAAATTTTTTACCCTGAGTCATGgtcagggtgggtaagggttgatgcccttggtccgcccagcccgccctgaacccgACCTTAATTTTTGCTCttgatgttgaccctggttgtgACCTGTGTTCAAGTTGAGATCGAGATTTGTGCTAAAAgccttgaagattttcaagttGTGAGGATGCAACCAGGCACAGGCAAGGCCTTCTAGTTCAAGCAATGAATTATATATGAGGATGATatgaagcattgtggattttgCAAAAAATCTGGGCACACTGTACATGAGTGCAGAACTAAAAAATCTGCTGACGAACATGAAGCACGACAGCAACAGGGATCAATACCAGGGGCGGTTTACCCTGAGAACGTTGGTGGTGGACGGTAAGGTGAAGGAGCTCTGGTGAGATCGCAGGGCAGAGATCTCTCCCAATCGCCTATTAGGTTTCCTTCCTTATCTGGGAATCAAATTAGGGAGGAGATTAATCAAGATTGGGATTCTAATATGGCTAACAATCAAATTCATAGTGACCTGCCAAATATGATTGATTCTCAATATGGGAGGAATATCCCTTATATGCCAAGTGGAAATAATCTCTTGAATTTGGATAAGCTTGACGTTAACAATAAGGATGACTTGCTCCATGGGTCTGATGGGCCTGGAAGTGGGTCGCCCAAGGAACTGGGTTATGGAGTGGAAGGTAAGAGGCATCACTCTATCAATGGCATTGTTCAGAGGTGTGAAGAGTAATTATCGCAAGAAGGGGACGACTTGGTCCAATTAGAAGGAAATAGACAGCGATAGTAATGGGGGGATAAAGCAACCCACTCGATAGAGGCAGATAGAGTCATGACCGTGGTGCGGGGCTCGGAAGTCTTGGCTGGAGTGATCCTGAGACAACTCTTGTAAAGGGTGGGCGAAGCGCGAACCGAGATTTCAGGAGAAATTCATTATACTCTGCGCTACAACAGGATAACGTGATTATAAATGTTAGCCCCATTCATATGTAGGGAGGTAATGCCGTAGTGCCACATCCTGAGGTGGCACATATGGATAAAATGCTATGGGAAAGGGAAGAGGTTGTGCGGGTAATCGCGAGACAGAAAAAGGGAAATAGATGGCTAATATGGAACAAACTTTGCGTAAGTCTAATCGTATTACAGAATATAAAAAGTAAATTATGTTAGCCTTCTATTGGAATATCAAGGGGATGAGAAAATCAGTGGCAAAGCTAGCTTTGAGTAACTTATGATGTTAACCCTGAATTTAACATAATTTTATatgttgtttgacattgagtcattgacacctcaaaattCCTAGTGtatcttctcaccgatctcttttactttttttttcccaaaaaaaaaatatatatctctttccttttttactagacaagtaatttgtaacttcgtattttttatctcctctttaatatgaatatttttttatttttaagttatttcatattttgcagggttaGAGTCAGGTCAAGGTATACCAACCCTTGATGGGAAACCAAGGTTAGGGACAGTCAAGATTAGGGTCAGGATCATCTTGGGtcaaccctgaaaaatcagggccaatcagtgcaggtaagggttgggctgaaccctgaagggtagggccAGGGTTGAAGTTTTACGGCCCTGAGACAAGGTCAAGGCGGGTTTGGGCCCgtttaaggggactcagggttgggttagggttttaagaaacccagcccaactcaGTCCTATTGCACCCCTAATAGAGTCATTGTTCCAATCATTTTGTTAAGGTCCTTAGTGCCATCATATATTTAAGATGTTCTGCCTACCTTATAATGCCTTAAGATTTTAAATCGAACCCTCTAACATTGTATTAGAAAAGCCCATGGTTCTATCCCTCGGTATCTTTTCACATCCATCACACAAAATTATAACTAAAATTCTAAAGGTGTCTCAGGAAAGGCTTAACAATACCAACATACCATTATTTAATAAAACTACTAATTGCAATACCATTGCAACATATATGATCAGAACATACTaaatgtttctttatttttatttcttcacgTAATTTGAAATATTACATTTCTTCCTTTAGTCAATAAAACATAAGCCCTTTAGACATAGTCCTTATTttcaatacattttttttttttttgggtgaatgaaatatatattaggGAAGAAATGAGAAAAGATTAACAACTCCGAATCTGACAAGTCTAATGAAACAACCCAGGCCCAAAAGGATCATTGTATCTTCTCCacaacaacttcaaaccctgtAATTTAAAAGATAATCTTGTAAGTATTATTTGGGGGTGAAGATCATTGAATGGCTACAAAACTAGGAAGAATACATGCATGCTTACAGATTATAGTCAATGTAGACTTTGCCCGCATTTAGATCGGCAATGGTGGAAAAGGCTTCTTGAGACAAATCAATGGTTCCTTGGCAACCGGATGGACAATAATCAACAATCTTCACGGTTGTTCCATAGCAAGGTTGTTGCACCCCTTGGTTTGTAGCCCCTGTGCATGTCACAGTGTAGGATGTTCCACATGCTGCTCCATTGTTCCAAAGTTCATCACTCGCTGCAGCAATCATATTCCCATTGTCTTGGTAGCCATAGCATGCCGAGgctataaaaattaattaacatAAATTATTTAGATCAGATCAATGAATTAATGTGAACAATAAGATTTTAGTGAACTTACGAACGTAAGGTGCGGTGTAGTAAGTGGCAGTTCCAGATGCTGCTGAAGCAACCGAGGTGAGGGCTACCACCATAGCCATGACCATTAGAACACGAAGCTCCATGCCCATCTTTCTAACTCAAAAATCTCTAATTTAATTGGGACAAAAGTAGAAAGTTTTAATTGATTTCTTTCTATAAAGGATGAGAGGATGCATGTCCTTTTATATAGAAGTAATTGCACTTCTTCCCTTAACCAAATGACTTCTAATAAGAAATGCACATATTCTCTGTCCAGGACCAGGTATTGAGTGAACATATCTCATTCTAGCTAGTCAAAGTCTTTTGTTTAGTCTAATTCTTATTTCTTACTCTGCCCGATTGGGGGAACGTGTAATTTAAGTTGGCAGTTTGGTCCATGAATCCTAAACGTATATTCAAAGGATAAACCTACATGACAAATTCAAAGGTttatataataagaaaaaaaaaaatatatatatatatatctcacaTGGAGAGTTTCATACTACAATAGATTCAAATCATTGATATCAACGAATTTACCTTTTGGAAGTTTCTTGCCCTAACCATGTGAATATGTTTTTCATGTCTTATTTAGGTAGTTGTGGATTAAATTTCAAACTAAAGAGATTTCTCCATATGTTAATTTAATGTTTGAAAATGTTTAAGATACTTgagaatcatcaacaaatatttCTTGTAACTTATATCCAATGGTTGGAGTGACTAAATCATCGCCTCGTATTACAAAACAAGGTGCCGACGCGAGAATAATTACCACATGATTCGTGTAGgatacatttttcttttgctcaattttataatttggaTTTAATTTCTCAGAATGCCCATTGATTCCACTACCTTAATAATATGAACAAAGAATGCAAGGGTGAGGTTATTTGATTATTCTATGAACATAAATTCTAGACTCATTATTGCTAATAAATTCTAGTGATATGAGGTTCGCTACCATGCTTTTCAGATTTAGCGATGGTACACAGTGCCACCCCTAAATATTTGATATTCTCTGATGGTAACTTCTACtgttaaatatttatattttattaataaatccAATAGGGTAAATACTAAACTATGTGTTCACACCCAAAGTTGGGAGAATGCACAGTATTATCTAGAGTACTAATACACATGTATGGCAGTCAATATATAAAggagtatttgattgaattagactttaAATATTGATATGTGGGTAATCTAGATTatgtcctctctatccaacCCTTAGAATAGACACATCTTCTAACTTTAAGGTAGAATAAATACCCTGTGACatttggaaaaataacaaacatatttgaaaataataatTCATCTAATTATTATAATTCTGCTTTGAAATGGTCAGTTCTGACCAGTTCCAATGTAGTCTTAATTTTGACCCAAAAGATATTTTACTGCCACTATGTTTTCATTTCCAGCCTGATATATAAATAGATTGTCTTTGACTAGATTCTTTGAAGGCGTATAGAGCTCTGAAAACCATGTAGATAATTATGAAATCCTACACATATTTATTCTTTTAAGTACTAGTTGCATGAAAAAGGCATGCAATGCAATTTATTCATACTTACAATGAAACAACCTACCAACATAATATGATAACcacaaatatataaaaaaaaaaataaaattaagtgaTGATTCAACAAATTTGCATGCATGTGATGATggtagattattctatttaaTTAATATCACATAGTAATATAATCTCAAGGTAAGGCTGCATAATACTCACCCCCTCCTTCGGACCTCGCACATATAGGAGCCTTTTGTACTGGgtataccttttttttatttttttttatcacatattaaaaaaataaaaaattaaatttattgcATCATCTAGATAAGAGCTTAAAAATAATCTACTATCTTTATATGTGTGTTACTTGCTTTTATAAATTGgatctttagaaaaaatatatacatttgaCACTCTAAATAGGATGTAAATTCCATCAAAGTGCATCACAAGTGGAAATGTACATTTGTGGTGTCAATTCTTGGCCTAGACTAGTAGGCCTGACTGAGCCCGACTTTTGAAAACATTAATCGACTTGGTGTGATTAATAAATGCATTGAACTCTAGCCTAGCCAGATTATAATACGTCGTTCCTTGTGCAAGGGTTTTAGCAGACGGGAGGCTGATAGGAACTGACTGATTAATAACCCAACTTAGCCTAACATATTTAAAGCTCGTTTAGAGCCCCTTTTACTAAACCCGACACGTTTAAAGTTCGATTATAGCCCATTTAGAGATAAATGCATCATTAGCTTGTCTAAAACTCGTCTGAGACACGTTTAGCACAATTATTGGTTTCCCGATTAAGAAAGGGCACccgaccgaccatttataaatgagaACATGCCTAACATATGCCTCGCCTCCACTtacctgaaggctggtgacaCGGACACTACACACGTGTGTACAATCCATACAAGATCCATGATGCAATACTTTAAgtttaataaaattatgaaaagatTCTACGATCACATAAATAACAACATTTAGAAGGTAGTACCACTGGTGAGTTCTAATAATAATCATagtatttacacaaaagaatatttTCAGCGGAACATAATTATAGTTGTGCCCCTAGGGTTACatcaaatatatacacaaaataatcaaaatagaagacgatactctcatcctcagtGTGCTTAAATGCATAGTCATCATATAAGCAACCATCATCATGCGTAACCAGCTCCTTGACCCAAAACCACCTCCGCAGAGAGCCGGCTCCTAGGCCCTAGACTCAGGATGGTTCCCtagatcatcatctaaaaatgattCAAAAATGGGGTtgagcttccatgaagcccagtgagggtatacacacaagcaatcacaaCAATCAGTGAAATAAAGACAAATATAAATACCCAACTACAACAATATGAAATGCAGTTAGATGAATGCAATAACATGATCCAGTTTATTAGCAAACAATTTTAAGTAACAGATTCTAAGTCTTTAgtgggtattagtgctactacaacataggtggtatccccacTCACGAATGTTCGTTATcagtccccaaggatacaaggTAGTTGTGAGTGAGGAGCGTGCTAATTCCATAACCATATCGTTACCTGACATGCaaaccctattaataatcccccataGTACTACCTTACCAAATCCAATATCGTGTGAAGGGTATACCACatcatcgaatccaacatcatGTGAAGGGTTTGTCACGACGCCAGAATCCCCACCGCCTCGGTCACCAAAAATTCCCCCAACCTC comes from Macadamia integrifolia cultivar HAES 741 unplaced genomic scaffold, SCU_Mint_v3 scaffold1815, whole genome shotgun sequence and encodes:
- the LOC122064909 gene encoding EG45-like domain containing protein yields the protein MGMELRVLMVMAMVVALTSVASAASGTATYYTAPYVPSACYGYQDNGNMIAAASDELWNNGAACGTSYTVTCTGATNQGVQQPCYGTTVKIVDYCPSGCQGTIDLSQEAFSTIADLNAGKVYIDYNLV